The following are encoded together in the Candidatus Bandiella woodruffii genome:
- the fusA gene encoding elongation factor G, with amino-acid sequence MARETKIQDYRNIGIMAHIDAGKTTTTERILYYTGKSHKIGEVHEGNATMDWMEQEQERGITITSAATTCSWKSEGGKECRINIIDTPGHVDFTIEVERSLRVLDGAVTVFDGVAGVEPQSETVWRQADKYNVPRICFVNKMDRVGADFSKCVAMIVDRLGVIPVVMQLPIGSEENFQGVVDLVCNRSIIWKGDALGAKYEFGDIPENLKEEAQRYRAKLIETVVDADDEAMEKYLAGDELSVEEIRRCVRKGVISSLFVPVFCGSAFKNKGVQPLLDAVVEYLPSPVDIVGVKGINVNTQEEVVIPASDEGKLCALAFKVMNDPFVGSLTFVRIYAGILRSGVTIQNTTKDKKERVGRMLQMHANNREDVKEAYSGDIVALAGLKGTTTGETLTELGYDIILEKMEFPEPVIEVAVEPKTTQDQERMSVAIARLVAEDPSLRVKTDIETNQTKLAGMGELHLEIIIDRMKREFKVDANIGAPQVAYRETITDSYEIDYTHKKQTGGAGQFARVKILFEPLEQGAGYQFESKVVGGNVPREYIPAVEKGIEQISKTGVLAGYPCIDFKAQLLDGAYHDVDSSALAFEIAAKAAFRDGIKKASPVLLEPIMDVEVVTPDDYIGDVIGHLNSIRGQVLGMEPRGNAQTIKAKVPLAMMFGYVNTLRSMTQGRAQYSMQFANYEKVPTYIAEEIINKQK; translated from the coding sequence ATGGCTAGAGAGACTAAGATTCAGGATTATAGAAATATAGGTATCATGGCTCATATTGATGCCGGAAAGACCACAACTACGGAGCGTATTCTTTACTATACCGGCAAATCTCACAAGATAGGTGAGGTTCACGAGGGAAATGCGACGATGGATTGGATGGAGCAAGAGCAAGAACGTGGTATTACAATTACTTCTGCTGCTACTACCTGTTCTTGGAAAAGTGAAGGCGGTAAAGAATGTAGGATTAATATCATCGACACTCCTGGGCACGTAGACTTTACAATTGAAGTGGAGAGGTCGTTAAGGGTTTTAGATGGTGCTGTGACGGTGTTTGATGGTGTGGCTGGTGTAGAGCCTCAGTCGGAAACAGTGTGGAGGCAAGCTGATAAATACAACGTTCCTAGGATATGTTTTGTCAATAAAATGGACAGGGTGGGGGCTGATTTCTCTAAGTGCGTTGCCATGATTGTTGATAGGCTTGGTGTTATTCCGGTTGTTATGCAGTTACCTATCGGTTCCGAAGAGAATTTTCAAGGAGTTGTGGATCTGGTTTGTAATAGATCGATAATATGGAAAGGTGATGCTCTTGGTGCTAAATACGAATTTGGTGATATCCCTGAGAATTTAAAAGAAGAGGCGCAAAGGTATAGGGCTAAGCTTATAGAGACTGTCGTCGATGCGGATGACGAAGCGATGGAGAAGTACCTTGCGGGAGATGAGTTGAGCGTTGAAGAGATTAGAAGATGCGTTCGTAAAGGTGTAATTAGCAGTTTGTTTGTTCCTGTCTTTTGTGGTTCGGCATTTAAAAACAAAGGTGTGCAGCCTTTGCTTGACGCGGTTGTTGAGTATCTTCCAAGTCCTGTTGATATTGTTGGGGTGAAGGGAATTAATGTAAATACTCAGGAGGAGGTCGTTATACCTGCCTCTGATGAAGGAAAGCTTTGCGCGCTTGCGTTCAAGGTGATGAATGATCCGTTTGTTGGCTCTTTAACTTTTGTTAGAATTTATGCAGGTATTTTAAGGTCGGGAGTGACGATACAAAACACGACCAAGGATAAAAAAGAAAGGGTTGGGCGTATGTTGCAAATGCACGCTAACAATAGGGAAGATGTTAAGGAAGCTTATTCTGGTGACATAGTAGCTCTGGCTGGCTTGAAGGGTACAACTACGGGAGAGACGCTTACTGAATTGGGGTATGATATAATTTTGGAAAAAATGGAGTTTCCTGAACCTGTTATAGAAGTTGCTGTTGAGCCGAAGACTACTCAGGATCAAGAAAGAATGTCTGTTGCAATTGCGAGATTGGTTGCTGAAGATCCATCTTTAAGAGTTAAAACTGATATTGAGACTAACCAAACTAAGTTGGCTGGAATGGGCGAGCTTCATCTTGAAATTATCATAGACAGGATGAAAAGAGAGTTTAAAGTTGATGCCAATATAGGTGCTCCGCAAGTTGCTTATAGAGAGACTATTACTGATTCTTACGAGATAGATTACACGCATAAAAAACAGACCGGTGGTGCTGGGCAGTTTGCTAGGGTAAAAATACTGTTTGAGCCGTTAGAGCAAGGGGCTGGATATCAGTTTGAAAGCAAGGTTGTTGGTGGTAACGTTCCGAGAGAATATATACCTGCTGTTGAAAAGGGGATAGAGCAGATTAGTAAAACCGGCGTTTTAGCTGGTTATCCTTGTATAGATTTTAAAGCCCAGTTATTAGATGGGGCGTATCATGATGTCGATTCAAGTGCCTTAGCGTTTGAGATAGCTGCTAAAGCTGCGTTTAGAGATGGAATAAAAAAAGCTTCTCCAGTGTTGTTGGAGCCTATAATGGACGTTGAGGTTGTTACGCCTGATGATTACATAGGTGATGTGATAGGGCACTTAAACAGTATACGTGGGCAGGTTTTGGGTATGGAGCCAAGAGGTAATGCTCAAACCATAAAAGCAAAAGTCCCGTTAGCTATGATGTTTGGCTATGTTAATACATTGAGATCTATGACTCAAGGAAGGGCTCAATATAGTATGCAATTTGCAAATTATGAGAAAGTTCCTACGTACATTGCCGAAGAAATAATTAACAAACAAAAATAA
- the rpsG gene encoding 30S ribosomal protein S7, whose product MSRRRAAVKKDVTPDAQYGSIVVAKLINCTMVDGKKSRAEHIVYRAIDGLAKKIDKDPVESFEEVLENVKPLVEVKSRRVGGATYQVPVEVKSGRSLALALKWLINAAKSRKGEKTMVSRLSAELLDAHNKKGAAYKKKEDTHKMAEANKAFSHYRW is encoded by the coding sequence ATGTCAAGACGTAGAGCCGCAGTAAAAAAAGATGTGACGCCGGATGCACAATATGGTAGCATCGTAGTTGCTAAATTAATAAATTGCACGATGGTGGACGGGAAAAAGTCTCGCGCTGAACACATAGTGTATCGTGCTATAGATGGTCTTGCCAAGAAGATTGATAAGGACCCAGTGGAGTCCTTTGAGGAAGTCCTAGAGAACGTTAAGCCGTTGGTTGAGGTTAAGTCCAGAAGGGTTGGTGGCGCTACGTATCAGGTCCCAGTAGAGGTGAAGTCAGGTAGGTCTCTTGCTCTTGCGTTAAAATGGCTTATTAATGCGGCTAAGAGTAGGAAAGGTGAAAAAACTATGGTTAGTAGGTTGTCTGCTGAATTGTTGGACGCGCACAACAAAAAAGGAGCTGCTTATAAGAAGAAAGAAGATACGCACAAAATGGCAGAAGCGAATAAAGCGTTTTCTCATTATAGGTGGTAG
- the rpsL gene encoding 30S ribosomal protein S12, whose translation MPTISQLVRQPRKSKGVKNKVPALQTCPQKRGVCARVYTTTPRKPNSAMRKVARVKLTNGYEVTSYIPGEGHNLQEHSVILIRGGRVKDLPGVRYHTIRGALDTQGVKNRKQCRSKYGAKKPK comes from the coding sequence ATGCCAACTATTAGCCAGCTGGTTAGACAGCCAAGAAAAAGTAAAGGAGTCAAGAATAAAGTGCCGGCTTTACAGACGTGTCCTCAAAAGAGAGGGGTTTGCGCTAGGGTTTATACGACTACGCCAAGAAAGCCAAACTCTGCTATGAGAAAAGTTGCTAGGGTAAAGCTTACTAACGGCTATGAGGTTACAAGTTATATTCCTGGTGAAGGGCATAATTTGCAGGAACACTCTGTGATTTTGATTAGAGGCGGAAGAGTAAAGGACTTGCCAGGTGTGAGGTATCATACTATTAGGGGTGCTTTGGATACTCAAGGTGTCAAAAACAGAAAACAATGTAGGTCCAAGTACGGAGCTAAAAAACCTAAATAA
- a CDS encoding IS1 family transposase, which translates to MYIRQKKENKTRIWTAVDRDRFKTVAFKVGSGDKENYVDLARELGEKYQIRYMCTDGYEVYCHYKIAQIHLQTKSETCLVESFNSSLRDMLARLNRKTKRFSKCSEMLRLSLVLFFNKALALSIYL; encoded by the coding sequence ATATACATACGTCAAAAAAAAGAGAATAAAACAAGAATATGGACTGCTGTCGATAGGGACAGATTCAAAACTGTTGCGTTTAAAGTAGGTTCAGGTGATAAAGAAAATTACGTAGATTTAGCTCGTGAGCTAGGAGAAAAATACCAAATTCGTTATATGTGTACAGATGGGTATGAGGTCTATTGTCATTATAAAATTGCTCAAATACATCTGCAGACAAAGTCTGAAACTTGTTTGGTTGAGAGCTTCAATTCCTCCTTAAGGGATATGCTTGCTAGATTAAATCGCAAGACTAAACGCTTTAGCAAGTGTTCTGAAATGCTAAGATTATCCCTTGTTTTATTTTTTAACAAAGCTTTAGCTCTTTCTATCTATTTATGA
- a CDS encoding sodium:solute symporter family transporter yields the protein MVDYLLFGRKLTLPLFVTTLVTTWYGDVFGITQIAFKKGIYAVMVYGVGFYLAAVVFMCFFVVKARGMSAFSIPDIIEKTYGKIAAKIVSVMVMVRVLPVSYTIGIGLLLKQLFGWDMDVAMLSGLLFCIGYIGVRGFSGIVYSDAIQFVLMFVSVIMVVVFSFIEYGGFGYLSENLDPSYFSIHGGENLSELLVWFFIAVIATFMSPVFYQRCFAAKSTQVAKYGIFISIICWMFFDFCTITGSMYAKAMTSEAAPHEAYFNYAMNMLPIGFRGVFLSGIAATILSTLDSFLFICSATLVYDLLGPKYTLNYVFKIGALVLIGGVTFFLASHFIDSIDKFYIMMKGYFGVTLAIPLMLTILFGRIANEVQFLSVIVLTILGMLVNDFILDMPVVRSFYVGSMVSLVGFFIFYVINLYCARHKIIGRMAK from the coding sequence TTGGTTGATTACTTATTGTTTGGAAGGAAGTTAACGTTACCTTTGTTTGTAACTACGCTGGTTACAACGTGGTATGGTGATGTATTTGGGATTACGCAAATAGCTTTTAAGAAGGGCATATATGCTGTAATGGTATATGGGGTTGGGTTTTACTTGGCGGCAGTTGTTTTTATGTGCTTTTTTGTTGTAAAGGCAAGGGGGATGAGTGCCTTTTCTATCCCGGATATAATAGAAAAAACATACGGTAAGATAGCGGCCAAAATTGTTTCTGTCATGGTTATGGTTAGGGTTTTGCCTGTTAGTTATACAATTGGGATTGGGCTTTTGTTAAAGCAACTTTTTGGTTGGGATATGGATGTGGCGATGCTTTCTGGACTTCTGTTTTGCATAGGTTACATAGGTGTTAGGGGGTTTAGTGGCATCGTATACTCGGACGCAATTCAGTTCGTGTTGATGTTTGTTTCTGTTATCATGGTGGTTGTCTTTTCATTTATTGAGTATGGTGGATTTGGGTATTTATCTGAAAATTTGGACCCGAGCTATTTTTCTATACATGGGGGAGAAAACTTGTCTGAATTATTGGTGTGGTTCTTTATTGCTGTGATTGCCACCTTCATGAGCCCTGTTTTTTACCAAAGATGTTTTGCTGCCAAATCAACTCAGGTAGCAAAGTATGGAATTTTTATTTCCATTATATGCTGGATGTTTTTTGATTTTTGTACGATTACTGGCTCTATGTACGCAAAAGCTATGACGTCTGAGGCCGCTCCTCACGAAGCTTATTTTAATTATGCGATGAATATGTTGCCTATTGGGTTTAGAGGTGTGTTTCTTTCTGGGATTGCGGCGACCATATTGTCAACATTGGATTCCTTTTTGTTCATTTGTAGCGCCACTCTGGTATATGACCTGCTTGGGCCAAAATATACTCTTAACTACGTTTTTAAAATAGGTGCTTTGGTATTGATTGGTGGAGTGACATTTTTTTTGGCCAGCCATTTTATTGATAGTATAGATAAGTTTTATATTATGATGAAAGGATACTTTGGTGTTACTTTGGCAATTCCATTGATGCTTACCATTCTATTCGGTAGAATTGCTAACGAAGTTCAATTCTTATCTGTGATAGTCCTGACAATTTTAGGTATGTTGGTTAATGATTTTATTCTTGATATGCCCGTAGTCAGAAGTTTTTATGTGGGTAGTATGGTTAGTCTAGTAGGCTTTTTTATATTTTATGTCATTAATCTCTATTGTGCTCGACACAAAATAATTGGGCGTATGGCGAAGTAG
- a CDS encoding aromatic amino acid transport family protein, translating into MVKNKLFGATLIVAGAAIGAGMLPLPLATYSLGLGNSAVLMVLMWVLGYYASIIALKINLVHGGAFSISELCRRELSPKAVLIADLSIITLFYSLISAYISGIVEISLIKGLFNGDFGRYIRAFIVFILVLLTLIDFKAFDLGNRIVFLVKVVAFCVLLVILFPQIRIENIGGFGLNSFESASLCRVVPLFFTSFGFHGSIPFIIKYLDRDEKQVKKAFFRGSLLSLVVYLLWILFTVLTLPKDGAGSFESVKENGNNLGDFVSALASVTGLESLSYVVTVFSWLAIITSFLGVGVGLYDYFLEKLKLDGSFVSSKIKAGLITFVPPIIIVVIDKDIFIKALAFAAVSLSVLAVILPSLIALKISKNQREVFFKPTVIAILLAGCAIVMFEMVNLFY; encoded by the coding sequence ATGGTAAAAAACAAACTATTTGGTGCCACTTTAATTGTGGCTGGAGCTGCGATAGGCGCTGGCATGTTGCCATTGCCGTTAGCGACTTATTCTTTAGGGTTGGGTAATAGTGCGGTACTAATGGTTTTGATGTGGGTTTTGGGGTATTATGCCTCGATTATTGCGCTAAAAATTAACTTGGTGCATGGTGGCGCTTTTTCTATTTCCGAATTGTGCAGACGGGAGCTTTCACCAAAAGCTGTGTTGATAGCAGATTTATCAATAATTACCTTGTTTTATTCTCTTATTTCTGCTTATATTTCTGGGATAGTCGAAATATCGTTGATAAAAGGATTGTTTAATGGTGACTTTGGTCGATATATAAGGGCTTTTATAGTGTTTATTTTGGTTCTTTTGACCCTCATTGATTTTAAGGCGTTTGATTTAGGGAACAGGATTGTTTTTTTGGTAAAAGTAGTCGCTTTTTGTGTGTTGCTTGTGATATTGTTCCCTCAGATTAGAATTGAAAACATCGGCGGTTTTGGCTTGAATTCTTTTGAAAGCGCAAGCTTATGTAGAGTGGTGCCATTGTTTTTCACTTCTTTTGGGTTTCATGGCAGTATTCCATTTATAATTAAATACTTGGATCGTGACGAAAAGCAGGTAAAGAAAGCGTTCTTTAGAGGTAGTTTATTGAGTTTGGTAGTGTATTTATTATGGATATTATTCACTGTTTTGACTTTGCCTAAAGATGGTGCAGGAAGCTTTGAAAGTGTTAAGGAGAATGGAAACAATCTTGGTGATTTTGTATCCGCTCTTGCAAGTGTTACGGGGCTAGAGTCGTTGTCATATGTTGTTACGGTTTTTAGCTGGCTTGCGATTATTACTTCTTTTTTAGGTGTTGGAGTTGGGTTGTATGATTATTTCTTGGAAAAACTAAAATTGGACGGAAGCTTTGTTTCTAGTAAAATCAAAGCCGGGCTTATTACTTTTGTTCCTCCGATAATTATAGTTGTCATAGATAAAGACATTTTTATAAAAGCATTGGCTTTTGCTGCGGTAAGTTTGAGCGTTTTGGCAGTTATTTTACCTTCTTTAATTGCACTAAAAATTAGTAAAAATCAGAGGGAGGTGTTTTTTAAGCCAACTGTGATTGCCATTTTATTAGCTGGGTGTGCCATTGTAATGTTCGAGATGGTTAACCTTTTTTATTAA
- the leuS gene encoding leucine--tRNA ligase, which translates to MEQTKYDHVKIEKKWQDFWDVSCTYQTNNNDLREKYYVLEMFLYPSGKIHMGHVRNYAIGDTLARFKKAQGFNVLHPMGWDAFGLPAENAAIQHNLHPDDWTMENVTEMKKQLRSLGFSYDWSREINTSKPEYYKHEQAMFIDFLQKGLAYQKESIVNWDPVDCTVLANEQVVDGKGWRSGAEIQKKKLKQWFLKITDYKGELLRDLDNLPNWPDNVKLMQRNWIGKSKGALINFEVVGIKEKICVFSTRPETIFGATFVCIAYDHKFAKHIKPSDEKTKFIENCKKVSESGELNPDIGKEGWFTGHYVAHPFLKDKLLPIYIANYVLSDYGSGAVFGCPAHDERDFEFAQQYNLEILEVIKPLADADTKTPYTDSSGILVNSEFLNGLQVLDAAKEAIKRFESLGIGQEETTYRLKDWGVSRQRYWGCPIPVIYCKSCGTIPVDKEHLPVELPKEVSFDGYGNPLDAHPTWKHVKCHRCGKDATRETDTFDTFFESSWYFARFCSLETDRAFDKKVAQKWLPVDQYIGGIEHAIMHLLYARFFTKALRDCGYLDIDEPFTGLLTQGMICHRTFKDSQGKWLSPDQVVQKGDKWLTKEGNEDVLAGRIEKMSKSKKNIIDPSDIIAKYGADSMRLFVLSDSPPTRDLEWSDEGIEGSYKYISSIYKFVLGFIKEGKKVENPSLEEELKLKKFAHQTIAAVTADIEDFALNKAIANIRKLSNKLFASNVSFELTKEVIEMLLKLISAFTPHLAAELWEKIGHKQSLHEQSWPIADAGLLDNETAKVAVQINGKTRALIELPYDCSEEHALALVNDTESLNKYLSGVQVKKLIYVSNKIINFVV; encoded by the coding sequence ATGGAACAAACAAAATATGATCACGTCAAGATAGAGAAAAAATGGCAAGATTTTTGGGACGTTTCTTGCACCTACCAAACAAACAATAACGACTTGCGTGAAAAGTACTATGTCTTAGAGATGTTCCTGTACCCATCTGGAAAGATACACATGGGGCATGTACGCAACTATGCGATTGGAGATACGCTGGCTCGTTTCAAGAAAGCGCAGGGGTTCAATGTACTCCATCCAATGGGCTGGGATGCGTTTGGCTTGCCTGCGGAAAATGCAGCAATACAACATAATTTACATCCAGATGACTGGACGATGGAAAATGTTACCGAAATGAAAAAACAACTCAGATCTTTGGGGTTTTCGTATGACTGGTCTAGGGAGATAAATACATCTAAACCGGAGTATTACAAACATGAACAAGCAATGTTCATTGACTTTTTACAAAAGGGGCTTGCATACCAAAAAGAATCAATAGTCAACTGGGACCCAGTAGATTGTACTGTTCTGGCAAATGAACAAGTTGTGGATGGAAAAGGTTGGCGTTCAGGAGCGGAAATTCAAAAGAAAAAGCTAAAGCAGTGGTTCTTAAAAATCACTGACTATAAGGGAGAATTGCTAAGAGATTTAGACAATCTGCCAAATTGGCCAGATAACGTCAAGCTTATGCAAAGGAATTGGATTGGAAAATCCAAAGGAGCCCTAATCAACTTTGAAGTTGTTGGCATTAAAGAAAAAATTTGTGTTTTTTCCACAAGACCTGAAACCATTTTTGGCGCAACCTTCGTTTGCATAGCTTATGATCATAAATTTGCAAAACACATCAAACCATCTGACGAGAAGACAAAATTCATTGAGAACTGCAAAAAAGTCTCGGAATCTGGTGAACTAAACCCTGACATAGGGAAAGAAGGATGGTTTACAGGGCATTATGTTGCACATCCATTTCTAAAAGACAAACTATTGCCGATATATATAGCAAATTATGTGCTTTCTGATTATGGCAGTGGCGCTGTTTTTGGATGCCCTGCGCACGATGAGAGAGATTTCGAATTTGCACAACAATATAATTTGGAGATACTAGAAGTAATCAAGCCATTGGCTGATGCGGATACTAAAACTCCGTACACAGACAGTTCTGGTATACTGGTTAATTCAGAGTTTTTAAACGGATTACAGGTTTTAGATGCGGCTAAAGAGGCGATCAAGAGGTTTGAGTCGCTTGGAATCGGGCAAGAAGAAACCACTTACAGATTAAAAGATTGGGGAGTTTCTAGGCAGAGATATTGGGGATGCCCAATACCCGTTATATATTGTAAGTCATGTGGCACTATTCCTGTAGATAAGGAACACCTGCCAGTGGAATTACCAAAAGAGGTTTCTTTTGATGGCTATGGCAACCCACTTGACGCACACCCAACGTGGAAACATGTAAAATGTCATAGATGTGGCAAGGATGCGACGAGAGAGACCGACACGTTTGATACTTTTTTTGAATCATCATGGTATTTCGCAAGATTCTGCAGTTTGGAAACAGACAGGGCTTTTGATAAAAAAGTGGCACAAAAATGGCTGCCTGTTGATCAGTATATAGGCGGGATAGAACATGCAATCATGCATTTGTTATACGCACGATTCTTTACAAAAGCGCTAAGAGACTGTGGTTATCTTGACATAGACGAACCTTTCACAGGCCTTTTAACACAGGGAATGATTTGCCATAGAACCTTCAAAGATTCTCAAGGGAAATGGCTTAGCCCTGATCAAGTGGTGCAAAAAGGTGATAAATGGCTTACAAAAGAAGGAAATGAGGATGTTCTGGCTGGACGCATCGAAAAGATGAGTAAGTCCAAGAAGAACATAATCGACCCTAGCGATATAATTGCAAAATATGGCGCTGATTCTATGCGATTATTTGTCCTTTCCGACTCCCCACCCACAAGGGATTTGGAATGGTCTGATGAGGGTATAGAAGGTAGTTACAAGTATATTAGCTCTATCTATAAATTTGTTTTGGGCTTCATCAAAGAAGGAAAAAAAGTAGAAAATCCTTCTTTAGAGGAAGAATTAAAACTCAAAAAATTTGCACATCAAACAATCGCCGCTGTTACCGCTGATATAGAAGATTTTGCCCTAAACAAGGCAATAGCAAATATCAGAAAGCTTAGCAATAAGCTATTTGCAAGCAATGTTTCATTTGAATTAACAAAAGAAGTAATTGAAATGCTGTTAAAATTGATCTCTGCCTTCACACCTCATCTTGCAGCAGAATTATGGGAGAAAATAGGACATAAGCAAAGTTTACACGAACAAAGTTGGCCTATTGCTGATGCCGGACTTTTAGACAATGAAACTGCGAAGGTTGCTGTCCAAATCAACGGCAAGACCAGAGCACTAATCGAATTGCCGTATGATTGCTCAGAAGAACATGCTTTGGCATTGGTTAATGATACTGAATCACTCAATAAATACTTATCAGGTGTTCAAGTGAAAAAATTGATATACGTGAGCAACAAAATAATCAATTTCGTAGTTTAG
- a CDS encoding ABC transporter permease → MQIKEKFIALKTIVSKEIKRMLRMWPQTLIPPMITTSLYFLIFGKILFDDREMVISGVSVSYVHYLVPGLVVMAVINNSYGNTSFSLFGAKFQKNIEELLIAPIPTWMIILGFTLGGVFRGLINGVMVLATAYFFEPIDIHASLIALFIAFLISMFFSLVGIVNAIFARNFDDVSWVPAFILTPMVYLGGVFFSVNALPDFWKKIVMFNPIYHFVDIFRYNLIGIGEFHFLSFGSLVIGNIILFTITNFIFVKKLQK, encoded by the coding sequence ATGCAGATTAAGGAAAAATTTATAGCTCTAAAAACAATAGTTAGCAAAGAGATAAAACGCATGCTGCGCATGTGGCCGCAAACACTTATCCCACCAATGATCACTACAAGTCTATATTTTTTGATATTTGGGAAGATATTATTTGATGACAGGGAAATGGTAATATCTGGTGTGAGCGTAAGCTATGTACATTATTTAGTACCGGGTTTAGTGGTTATGGCTGTAATTAACAATTCGTATGGCAACACATCCTTCTCCCTTTTTGGTGCTAAATTCCAAAAAAATATAGAGGAACTATTAATAGCGCCAATTCCAACGTGGATGATAATATTGGGATTTACTTTGGGAGGTGTGTTTCGCGGACTTATCAATGGAGTAATGGTTCTTGCAACCGCATATTTTTTTGAGCCGATTGATATTCATGCATCGTTGATAGCACTATTTATAGCATTCCTCATATCGATGTTTTTTTCACTTGTTGGGATTGTTAATGCGATTTTTGCAAGAAATTTTGATGATGTTTCATGGGTTCCAGCTTTTATTTTAACGCCTATGGTGTATCTTGGGGGAGTGTTTTTCTCGGTCAACGCGTTACCTGATTTTTGGAAGAAAATCGTTATGTTCAATCCTATCTATCATTTTGTTGATATCTTCAGGTATAATTTAATAGGGATTGGGGAATTTCATTTTCTATCATTTGGAAGTCTGGTGATTGGCAACATAATTCTCTTCACTATAACGAATTTTATTTTTGTGAAAAAATTGCAAAAATGA